The Methanocella arvoryzae MRE50 genome includes a region encoding these proteins:
- the xth gene encoding exodeoxyribonuclease III, with protein sequence MTELEILSWNVNGLRAILKKGFVDFMQEKNPDILCLQETRASEEQLPPEIMTSWGYHVYFASGEKKGYSGVAILSKVKPLSVARGFGIPEFDREGRVLIADYGAFVLLNIYFPNGKASPERLAYKMRFYNAFLEYADRLKAQGRKIVVCGDVNTAHKEIDIARPRENSKISGFLPVERAWMDKLIAHGYVDTFRLFNDQPGQYTFWDTVTRARERNVGWRIDYFFVSENLKEQLKAAFIMTEIMGSDHCPIGIRLDA encoded by the coding sequence ATGACCGAGCTGGAAATCCTCTCCTGGAACGTGAACGGCCTGAGAGCTATTCTAAAGAAAGGCTTCGTCGACTTCATGCAGGAGAAGAACCCGGATATTCTCTGCTTGCAAGAGACCAGGGCTTCCGAGGAACAACTGCCCCCGGAGATCATGACCTCGTGGGGCTACCACGTCTACTTCGCCTCGGGGGAGAAGAAAGGGTACAGCGGCGTGGCCATACTGTCGAAGGTGAAGCCCCTCTCCGTGGCCAGAGGCTTCGGCATACCGGAGTTCGACCGGGAGGGGAGGGTGCTGATCGCCGACTACGGGGCTTTCGTGCTGCTGAACATCTACTTTCCGAACGGCAAAGCGAGCCCGGAACGGCTGGCCTACAAGATGCGGTTCTACAACGCGTTTCTGGAGTACGCAGACCGGCTGAAGGCACAGGGCAGGAAGATCGTGGTGTGTGGGGACGTGAACACGGCACACAAGGAGATCGACATCGCCCGGCCCCGGGAGAACTCGAAGATTTCGGGCTTCCTTCCGGTTGAGAGAGCGTGGATGGACAAGCTTATCGCGCACGGGTACGTGGATACGTTTCGGCTGTTCAACGATCAGCCGGGCCAGTATACGTTCTGGGACACGGTGACCAGGGCCAGAGAGCGCAACGTAGGCTGGAGGATCGACTACTTCTTCGTCTCGGAAAACCTGAAAGAACAGCTGAAAGCCGCTTTCATCATGACGGAGATCATGGGCTCGGACCACTGTCCGATCGGTATCAGGCTGGACGCCTGA